From Faecalicatena sp. Marseille-Q4148:
CTTCTCTTTCAGCTTCACACCGTCAGAAATGTCTGTATGATCTGAAAGAGATCGGTTATCAGACCGGTGCAGGCATGATGATCGGCTCTCCATACCAGACAGCAGAACATCTGGCAGAAGATATGCTCTTTTTAAAAGATCTAATGCCGCACATGATCGGCATTGGCCCATTTATCCCTCATCACGATACCCCGTTTGCCAAAGAAGCTTCCGGTACGATCGAACAGACATTATTCATACTCGGTCTTGTACGGCTTATGATCCCGGAAGTGCTTCTTCCGGCTACTACAGCACTCAGCGCCATCCGCCCGGACGGAAGAGAACTCGGCATTCTCGCCGGAGCGAATGTAATTATGCCTAACCTGTCACCGTCCAACACAAGAAAACACTATCATTTGTATGATAATAAACCTTTCAGTGGATTAGAAGCAGCAGAGCATCTTGCAGAACTTCGAATACGCATGAAAGAAATGGGCTATACTGTCGTCACTGCCCGCGGCGACTCAAAAGTAATATCATAAACGGCATCACGTTTACAAGATAAGAAAAGGAGAACAATATTATGGCTATCTATGATCCAAAATCAAGAATTGCAGACGAATTTATTAATCACGAAGAGATTCTTCAGACACTTGACTATGCTGAACAGAACAAGCACAACGAACAACTCATTTCAGAAATTATCGAAAAAGCAAAAGAGCGCAAAGGCCTCTCCCACCGGGAAGCATCTGTCCTTCTGGCATGTGATCTTCCGGAAAAGACACAGGAAATCTTCGCACTTGCAGAACAGATCAAGAAAGATTTCTACGGAAACCGCATTGTTATGTTTGCACCGCTTTATCTTTCAAACTATTGTGTCAACGGCTGTACTTATTGCCCGTATCATTTAAAAAATAAACATATCGCCCGCAAAAAACTGACACAGGACGAAATACGCCGGGAAGTTATTGCACTTCAGGATATGGGACATAAACGACTTGCTCTGGAAACAGGCGAAGATCCTGTCAACAGCCCAATTGAATATGTACTGGAATCCATTAAAACAATTTACAGCATTAAGCATAAAAACGGCGCGATCCGCCGTGTCAATGTGAATATTGCTGCAACTACTGTGGAAAACTATCGCAAGTTAAAAGAAGCCGGTATCGGAACTTATATTTTATTCCAGGAGACATACCATAAAGAAAGCTACCTGGAGCTCCATCCAACCGGACCGAAACATGACTATAATTACCATACGGAGGCTATGGACCGTGCAATGGAAGGCGGTATCGACGATGTCGGCTGCGGCGTTCTCTTTGGTCTTGATAAATACCGCTATGAATTTGCCGGACTTCTGATGCATGCAGAACATCTGGAAGCTGTATGGGGCGTTGGTCCTCATACAATCAGTGTGCCGCGTCTTTGTCCTGCTGATGATATTGATGTTAATGACTTTGATAACAGTATCAGCGATGACATTTTCGAAAAAATTGTTGCCTGCATCCGTATTGCGGTTCCTTATACAGGTATGATCATTTCCACAAGAGAAAGCCAGAAGAGCCGTGAACGCGTCCTTCATCTTGGTATTTCCCAGATCAGCGGCGGTTCTAAGACAAGCGTTGGCGGCTATGCCGAACCGGAGCCGGAGGTAGAAAATTCAGCACAGTTTGATGTAAGCGATACCCGTACACTGGACGAGATTGTGAAATGGCTTATGGATATGGGCTATCTTCCAAGTTTCTGTACTGCATGCTACCGCGCAGGCCGCACCGGAGATCGTTTCATGTCTCTTTGCAAGAGCGGTCAGATTCAGAACTGCTGTCATCCAAATGCTCTGATGACATTAAAAGAATATCTGGAAGACTATGCCGCTCCTGAGACAAAGAAAGTCGGAGAAGCACTCATTCAAAAAGAACTGGAAAACATTCCGAATGAAAAAGTAAAAGAAAGAGTTGTTCAGTATCTGAAAGAAATGGAACAGGGCGGAAAACGTGATTTTCGGTTCTAATTTTTCACAATAATTTCTATGATTGATACTTTGAAAGGACTGAGACTTATGAGTTTGAACAATACACCTGCCGCCGACCGCATCCATATCGGAATCTTTGGGCGACGCAATGCCGGTAAATCAAGTGTGATCAATGCCATTACCGGACAGTCTCTTGCTATCGTTTCAGACATAAAGGGAACAACAACCGATCCTGTCTCGAAAGCAATGGAACTGCTCCCGCTCGGCCCGGTTGTCATCATCGATACTCCGGGGCTTGATGATATCGGAGATCTGGGCGCTCAAAGAATCCAAAAAGCATATCAGGTTCTAAATAAAACCGATATTGCCATCCTTGTAGTGGATGCCTCTGTCGGATTTACAAAAGAAGATGAAGCAATTTTAAAACGGATCCGCGATAAAAAAATTCCTTACGTTACTGTTTTAAATAAAATTGACTGGTGTGAAACACTTCCAGAAATCCAGGAGTCTTCCAATACAATCTGTGTCAGCACCATTACCGGCTACCATATTCAGGAGTTAAAAGAAATGATTGCCGCACAGATTCCTGATAATGCATCCGACAGCTGCCTTGTGAGGGATTTGATCGCTCCTTCTGATTTTGTTATTCTTGTTGTTCCGATTGACAAAGCAGCTCCCAAAGGCCGCCTCATCCTTCCACAGCAGCAAACAATCCGGGATATCCTTGACGGTCACGGTATTTCCATTGTTGTATCTCCGGAAGAACTGCCCGGTACAATTGCATCACTTGGCAAGAAACCTGCGCTTGTCATTACTGACAGTCAGGTATTTGAAGAAGTTGCCCGGCTTACTCCGAAAGAACTCCCATTAACTTCTTTCTCTATCTTGTTTGCCAGATATAAGGGCAGCCTGAGTCTCCTCTCAGAAGGGGCTCTTACGATCGACCAGCTAGAAGACGGGGATACTGTTCTCATCTCGGAAGGCTGTACTCATCACCGCCAGTGCGGCGACATTGGTACAGAAAAACTTCCTGCCTGGCTTCAAAAGCATACCGGAAAACAACTGCAGTTTGAATTTACAAGCGGAACGGAATTTCCTGAAGAACTGCAAAAATACCGTCTCATCATCCACTGCGGCGGCTGTATGCTAAATGAACGCGAAATGAAATACCGCCTTCTCTGTGCCAAAGACCAGAACATACCTATCACCAACTATGGTATGGCAATCGCGCATATGAAAGGAATCTTAAAAAGAAGTATGGAAATCTTCTCATAAAAGTATGAGCCTCTGCTGCCGCGGCATCATCCGCTGGCAACAGAGGCTCGTTTTATTTTTGGTTCTATTTCGTTTTTACATATTCATTGATTGGCCGGAGCATATACTCATTATACGGGAACTTATCTGTCGTTACATATCCTGCCGGAGCATCAATTAGCTGTGCAATACGATTAACCAGAGTTGCACATGTAAGCTCTACCGTGGCCGGTCTATTTACAATACTTGTTGTTTCCGGTTCTCCATACAGTGTCCACTCATTTTTATCAAATTCTTCCGGAGCAAATACTTTTCCTACGCACTCAGTTTCTAAAATAATTCCTTCTGTTGTCTCAGTTGTAACAATTGCTCTCATACCCGTTGCATTGCCAGCCTTAATAGTCATTCCGAGCGTTTCTGAATATAAATCAGTCTCCCATGTGCAAGGAACACATTTCTGTGTTTGAGAAACCACTGTCAATCCAAGCTTGCTTGCGAGCCAGCCATTCTGATTCCACATATAAGACGGAACATATTCTCCGCTTTCCACTTTCTGCTTAATCTCATCGGAAGTCCAGTGATTACATGTCCCAATCTCTGTCTCAAATCTATCTAGTGGAAGGCCTGCTCCATGTCCCTCTGCAAGTGCGATTCCATAATCTTCCACATTATACCAGCTGCTGCCGACAATTTTTTTCACTTCAAAAGAAGAACCCATTAAGTTGGTTACCATAGTACCCCAGAACAGATCACAATAACCTACGCCAGTCAGTGTACATCCGCCTTCTTTTGCCAATGCATCCAGTTTAGCTGTCAGTGCAGGAGAAGAATTCCATGGATACAATGCCTCTTCACAGGTAGTAATTGCATTTACCCCATGTTTTGCACAGATTGTAAAAATATCCTCCAGCTCGGCAACTGTACTTCTTGTCGCAATGATACACACATCCGGCTTCAATTCTCCGATCATTCTGTCCGCTTCTTCTACGGCAGATACTTTCACACCAACTTCCGGGTAACCATTTCCAATAATCTCACTAACATCTTTTCCAACAATAGCCGGATTCACATCAAACGCTGCAAGAAGATCACATCCTTTTGCGATTGCATACCTCATTAACCAACGGCTCATTCTTCCACATCCATATTGTACATACTTAACTTTTCGATCCATACAATACCTCCTGCATCTTCTGCTTAGAATTACTTTCAGTGCACTTTTGTTATATTCTTATCATAAAGCCTATTGTATGTATAGAGTCAAGATAAAGTTACCGGAATCTGCATCTTGCTGAACATCTTCCGCTTCTCTTCTTCCATCACAGGAAAATCAATTACTACTTCACAAATATAATCTCCCGCAATTGTATAGCCGCTTTTCTTAATATGATCTAACAGTTTTCTGGCGCAGACTGCCTCCTTTGAAAAATCATCCTCACATATGCATACATACATCCCGGCAGGGAGAATCTCGCAATGTTCTAATCGGTCATCTGCAAATAAAAACACTTCATGCGAAGAAAGATTCCCTTGTGCAATACACTGTTTTCGAATCAGCGTCCCGATATTGCAAAATAATGACAGCGGAACATCATTATGTATCAACTGGTTTTTCATCTGTCTTAACATGTATTCATACCCAGATTCATCTTCCTGAAAAAAATCTTGTTGACAAAAACAGCTGTAAATTCTTCTTTCAGGCTGATACTCCAGAAAAATCTCTCCATTTTTAGGAAGTGCTTCGTATTTTTTATAGTTTTCTAAAACCCTTCGAAGCGTTCCCCGAATCTGCTCCAGTTCCTGCAGTCTGCTGCAAATATCTGCATACTGCACTTCTAATTTCTCTTTTACCGGTTCTGTACCTCCACAATCAAGCAGACTGCGGATCTCTTTCAATGTAAGACCATACATCTTCATATTTTGAATCAAATCGATGCGGGCCGATTGCAAAATGTGATAATACCGATAACCTGTCTCGGGATCAACTTCCTGTGCCTTCAAAATCCCTTCTCTGTCATAGAGCCTGAGTGTCTGCTCTGAAATGTGGTTCAGTTGTGCCATTTGTCCAATCGTCAATCTCTGTAAATCCATATGCAAACCTTATCCTTGATATAATGTTTATAGGTAACTGTATATATGGATTATACCATTGCTATATAATAAAATACACACAAAAACTCCCCAGAACCGAAGTTCTGAGGAGTTGAAAAATCTTTTTGAAATTGTACGTTCCAAAACGTATGATTAACGTTTAGAGAACTGTGGTGCTCTACGAGCTGCTTTGAGACCGTATTTTTTACGTTCTTTCATACGTGGGTCACGAGTTAAGAATCCAGCTTTCTTCAGAACTGGTCTGTATTCAGCGTCTGCCTGAAGTAATGCTCTTGAAATACCATGACGGATAGCACCAGCCTGTCCTGTGTATCCACCACCGCGTACGTTAACGATTACGTCAAATTTATCTGCTGTTTCTGTAGCAACTAATGGCTGACGAACGATAAGTTTTAATGTCTCTAATCCTAAATATTCGTCAATGCTTCTTTTATTAATTGTGATATTTCCTGTTCCAGGTACTAAATATACTCTTGCGATTGATTTTTTTCTTCTTCCTGTTCCGTAGAATTTTGCGTTAGCCACTGTAATTTCCTCCTCTCAAACTTACCTGATTAAAATGTTAAAACTTCTGGTTTCTGTGCCTGATGAGCATGCTCTGCTCCAGCGTAAACATGAAGTTTTTTGATCATTGCTCTTCCTAAAGGTCCTTTTGGGAGCATTCCTTTTACAGCAAGTTCGATAACTTTCTCTGGTTTCTTAGCCATCATCTCTTTTAATGTAGTCTCTTTCATTCCGCCTACATACTCAGAGTGATTGTAGTAAATCTTCTGATCTAATTTCTTACCTGTTACAGCGATTTTTTCAGCGTTAACAACGATTATATAATCACCTGTATCAACGTGTGGTGTATATTCTGGTTTATTTTTTCCTCTTAAAACTTTTGCTACTTCAGAAGCAAGACGTCCTAATGTCTGGCCTTCTGCATCAACTACATACCATTTTCTTTCAATTTTGTCTGGATTAGCCATGTAAGTTTTCATTGGTTGACCTCCTGATATTAATTATCTACTTTTACTATTATAAATGTGATTTATTATGAAAGCAGCTTACTCCGGGGCTTTGGTGTAAACCGTTTCTTCTCATGTCATACTTCCTTAGTATATTATCTTTCTCTATTTATGTCAACCATTTTCTTGATTTTTACCCACTAAAATTCTACTAAATTTTTCTCTGAAAACTCCTGAAAACTAGGCAATAAATCCCACCTCTCGTTCTTTTTATTTCGGTATCTGACATAGATGTTAAAAGCTCCACAGCTTCATCTACTATCGTATGGCGCAGGGTATCAGGTTTTATGGTGGTATCTTCCAAAATTTCCCGCCTTTTCTCTCCCTTCTCATGTTATAATACTGATATGCGGCATAAACGACCGCATATTTCCCATGATTTTGGAAACAACATCAAAATACTATCTTTAAAGGAGAACCAATTATGTGGGCTTATCATAGTATCTTTTATCAAATTTATCCAATCGGATTTTGCGGCGCACCAACTTCCAACGACGGGATTACTGTACCGCGCATAAAAAAACTTGGCGACTGGACCGATTACCTTGAATCTCTCGGCGTCAATGCCGTCCTTTTGAATCCCGTATTTGAATCGGATCATCACGGATACGACACAAGAGATTTCCTGAAAATAGACTGTCGTCTCGGTACAAACGATGATTTCCGAAATGTCTGTGAAACACTTCACGCACATGGAATCCGAATCGTTCTGGATGGCGTTTTTAACCACGTGGGACGAGGCTTCTGGGCATTTCAGGACGTACTGGAAAAGAAATGGGACTCTCCGTACAAAGACTGGTTTTATATCCATTTTGACGGTAACAGCTGTTACAATGATGGTTTCTGGTACGAGGGCTGGGAAGGACATTTTGAACTGATCAAGCTTAATCTACAGAACCCTGCCGTTACAGATTATCTATTAGACTGTGTTAAAAACTGGGTAGAAATGTTCGACATTGATGGTCTGCGCCTGGATGTCGCTTATAGCCTTGATCGAAATTTTATGAAACGTCTCTGTTCTTTTACAAAAGAATTAAAACCAGATTTTGCTCTTATCGGTGAAGTTTTATTTGGAGATTATAATCTGATTGTCAATGATGAAATGCTCCATAGCTGTACCAATTATGAATGTTATAAAGGACTGTACTCTAGCTTTAATGATATGAATCTCTTCGAAATCGCCCATTCTTTAAACCGCCAGTTCGGCCCGGAGCAATGGTGTATTTACCGCGGCAAACATTTAATGACTTTTGCAGATAACCATGATGTAACAAGACTTGCCAGCATTTTGAAGAATCCGGCACATTTGCCGCTTGTCTATGGCATACTCTTCGGAATGCCGGGAATTCCATGTATTTATTATGGAAGCGAATGGGGTGAAGAAGGCACAAAAGCGCCTGACAATGATTTCGCCCTCCGCCCTTGTTTTGAAGCACCAAAGCCAAATTCACTGACAGAATTTCTGAAGAATCTGATTCATATTCGTCAAGACAGTGATGCTCTCTGCAACGGTTCCTATCGAAATATTATCATCCAGAATCATCAGCTCATCTTCGAGCGAACGACAGATCACGAACGCATTTTCGTAGCTTTGAATGCTTCTGAAACTCCTTTTACGGCATACCATCAGGAGCTAAACGGCACTGTAGTAGATCTGATTACAGATAAAGAAATAGCAATGAATGGAAGTCTGGAACTTCCTGGATATTCCGTGCAGTATTTAAAATTTTAGAAAAAAGCTGCTGCAAAATGTTTTTTCAAGTTCTCATTTTGCAGCAGCCTTTATGGTCTTTTCTATGTATTCTTAATTTTGATGAAATCCGCCCATCACAATACTATATGTCCACGCAAATATAAAATATGCATATAACACAGCAACTCCACATGCCGGATACAGTACGATATGTATCGTTGGAAATGGAACATGTTTTCTTTTTACCTGATAAATATCATAAACAATATTGGCAAGCATCAAAAGTAGCTGACAGCGAAACAGTATCCTTATCATCTCCATAATCAAATGATTCTCATCCGGAAATGTCTGTCCATAAAACTGAATCCACAGTCCGATAAATAACAATAAAACTGCTAAAATACAATTTATCAGCATCAATTTATTTAGTTTCACTTGAACCACATCCTTTGCGTGAAGCTCTTTTATCGCATCTTCCTCTTATTTCTTCACAAGTACCTTTGTGATCTCCGCAATATACATTGTATGGTAATCTTTCTGCGGATAGCAATTCTCATCTGCATCTTTGTCGATGAATTTCTCAGAACGAATCTCATCTGCATACAGTTTGCGGCAGACAAACACTAACTCCGCCTCTTCAAATGCAGTTGTTCCATCCACATAATATGGTGTTAATCCTGCTTCTTTGATCTTATCCCTGTCTTTTCCGGAAACTTTTCCACAGAGAGTAAGCGCTTCCCGACAGTTATCCCCAAAAAAGCTTAATGTAAACACATCCTGTGCATCTACAAACTCTTTCGTGTAACGCTGTGGACGAATATACGCTGTCACAACATTTTTGCCCCAGAGAACTCCAACACCGCCCCAGCTCGCTGTCATTGTGTTGTGTTTTTCTTCATTTCCTGCTGTGATTAACATCCATTCTTTTCCGATCTTTGTAAATGGATTCATCTGTAACTCTTCAATTGATACTTCCTGAAATGACATTGTTTTTTCTCCTTTCATAATCCCGAGAACCTCATACAGGTTCTTTCCCATCTTCTTTTCAAAATAGTCGCGAAGCTCATAGCATCGTTTTCGTTTCTCTTCCGGATAACTTCCATATCGCTTTGTAATATCTGCGATCCGCTTCTCCATCGCCACAGGCCCCTCCGGCAGCGCCAGCGCGTCACAGAGCTGGATGAGCAGATCGTAATCATCATATTCAACGGATGTTAGATATGCTTCTACTTCTTCTGCATCTTCCGGAGGAACATCTATATTTCCAATGTATGTGTGAATCCCCTTAATCTGAAAGGAATGTGTCATGCAAATTCTTGCCGCCTCATCCCATCCATGCTCCATCATGCATCGATAACCGTCAATGATATGCTTAAAATGTGTTCCAACAGTAATTCTCCGGCCAATATCGTGAAATAATCCTACAATATAAGCTTTTTCCGCATCCATTCCTTCACAGTGTTCTGCAATCCGTTCCGCACACCACGCTGCAACCCGGCAATGGTCTCCCCACGGTCCCGGGTGGATTTCCTCGGATTCACGGACAAACTGCTCTGCTTCTTCTCTTGTCGGCAGCATATCATCACGCCCTTTCTCATTCTGCAAACCAAAAACTGTTTCAGATACTGATTATACATTTGTTCTCTAACAGTCTTTTTTCAGATTTCATAAATCTATTATTTCAACACAATCTTTCGGAAATTTTTCTTACCGCGCTTTAAGATAAAATCTTCTGCAAAGGCATCTTTTCCAAATGCAGCGCGAATATCTGTTACTTTCTCGCCATTTACAGATGCGCCGCCCTGTTCTACTGCACGTCTTCCTTCTGATTTACTCGGAACAAGTCCGCTCTTCTGGAGCAATGTGATAATATCGATAGAGCCGTCTGTAAAATCTTCCTCGCTAAGTTCAGCTGTCGGCATGTTAGCTGCATTTCCGGCGCTAAATAATGCTCTTGCGCTTTCCTGTGCTTTTGTTGCCTCTTCTTCGCCGTGAACCAGTTTTGTAAGCTCAAATGCAAGAATTTCTTTCGCTTTATTTAACTGGCTTCCTTCCCATTTATCCATCTCATCGATTTCTTCAAGCGGAAGGAATGTTAGCATACGGATACATTTCAGAACGTCTGCATCTGCCACATTTCTCCAGTACTGGTAGAATTCAAACGGAGATGTTTTGTTCGGATCAAGCCAAACTGCACCAGACTGTGTTTTACCCATTTTCTTTCCTTCTGAATTCAGAAGCAGTGTAATTGTCATTGCACATGCATTTTTACCAAGTTTACGACGAATGAGTTCTGTTCCGCCAAGCATATTGCTCCACTGATCATCTCCTCCGAACTGCAGATTACATCCGTATTTCTGGAATAATGCGTAGAAATCATAGCTCTGCATGATCATGTAGTTGAATTCCAGGAAGCTTAATCCTCTTTCCATACGCTGTTTGTAGCACTCTGCTGTCAGCATACGATTTACTGAGAAATGCGGTCCAACTTCACGGAGCAGATCAATATAATTCAGATCCAAAAGCCAGTCCGCGTTATTCACCATCAATGCTTTTCCTTCAGAAAAATCAATAAATTTGCTCATCTGTTCTTTGAAGCAATCACAGTTATGCTGAATTTGTTCCGGTGTCATCATAGAACGCATATCTGTTCTTCCGGATGGATCTCCGATGTATCCTGTTCCTCCACCGATAAGAGCGATCGGCTTATTTCCGGCCATCTGCAGACGTTTCATAAGACAAAGCGCCATAAAATGTCCTACATGAAGGCTATCTGCCGTCGGGTCAAATCCAATGTAAAATGTTGCCTTTCCATTATTGATCAGTTCTCTGATTTCTTCTTCATCTGTTACCTGCGCGATCAGACCGCGGGCCTGAAGTTCTTCATAAATCTTCATTTTTCTTTTCCTTCCTTATTCTTATTTCATTTCAGAACGCACCGATGTAAGAAAACGATCGCATTCTTTCTGATTTCTTAAAATAATGATGTTCGTATCTTTCTGTTCTGCAATATAGCGGTAATAATTGTCACGCCTCTCTCTGTTAAAATTCCAGATGCGTTTTAGAAATCCCGGATCAAACTTCTCCGGACATCCGGGATTCATATCCGGACGCGGCTTTCCATAATTTTTTATTACTCGCTTCAATACGCGAAAAATACAAAACCACAGCGGATAATCAAGATAGATTACCGTATCACAGGCATCCATCCTGCGCTTTAACGTACGCGGAAAATTCCCGTCCATGATCCACTTGTCTTTTGCAAGTTCCTGCTCTACAAGGCTGTCAAACTCTTCATTGGAAGCCCTGATCCACCCTTCTTTCCAGGAAAGTTTATCCAAATGTACGACGGGAATATCCCACCAGGCACTCAGCTGCCTTGCGACGGTAGATTTACCGCTTCCGCTTGCTCCGATAATAATAATCTTTTCAGGCTTCACAACAGGCACCTCCTCCGGCAGCAAGGGAAATTCTATCCGCTTGTTCTTTCTGCTCACCGAGGACCCATGTTTCAAATCGTTTTCCGAGAGACTGGATTCTCCTGTAGATCGGTCCTGCGATCAGACCGTCTTTCCCCATGCGATGCAGCTCTTCAAGCGTTACCCATTTCGCATCTACTGTTTCCATATCCTGAAGCACGATTTCTGAAATCGCCACATCACGTCTCAGGAAATAAAAATCGATAATAGAATACTCTTCCTTCTGTGTTTCCAGAAATTGAAGTTCTTCTTCCTCTGCACGGATTCCTGTCTCTTCAAATAATTCCCTTACGGCTCCTGCGCGGCTCGTCTCCCCTGCCTGGATACAGCCTCCGGTATTTTCCCAGAGATTCGGATATTTCTCCTTCTCCGGATGTCTCAGTGTCAGAAGAATTTCATGTTTGCTGTTTACTACACAGATGACAGCAACAAGATGATACTCTCCATGTACCTTCGGCGCAAGGCGACTCTGCCTGCGGTTCAGGGGCCTTCTGTTTTCATCAAACAAATCCCATAATTCCATTTTATTTCTCCTACTTCAACTCATTTTTATTGTGTAAAAGAAATCGCCAATTGATCTATCCGTACCACAAAATGTATAACAAAAAACCCGCCCTCTCCATTTCGGAAAGGGCGGGAACATTCCCGCGGTACCACCTTTTCTTTCACAGACTGCTCACACAGCCTGTCTCCATAAGTATCTGCCAATACTCTGATACGATAACGTGTATCAACTCCGTCACATCCTACTTCTGACTGCCCCGTGTCATTGGCTGGTTTTCTGTCTGCCGACACTGACTGCAGCGGTTCGGTGTAAAGCTCCAAGATGTATTCACAATCTGTTTTCCATGCACCTCTCATCATCCGGTTACTTTCTGTATGCTTTTTCAGACTGCTACTTCTTCTTTTCATTGCCTGTTCTGATTATATTATCTGATTGACATAGTAGACTATCTGCCCGTGTTTGTCAAGGGCTTCTTTGCGTGAAGCGCCTCCAGCGTACTTCCGT
This genomic window contains:
- a CDS encoding tyrosine--tRNA ligase, which codes for MKIYEELQARGLIAQVTDEEEIRELINNGKATFYIGFDPTADSLHVGHFMALCLMKRLQMAGNKPIALIGGGTGYIGDPSGRTDMRSMMTPEQIQHNCDCFKEQMSKFIDFSEGKALMVNNADWLLDLNYIDLLREVGPHFSVNRMLTAECYKQRMERGLSFLEFNYMIMQSYDFYALFQKYGCNLQFGGDDQWSNMLGGTELIRRKLGKNACAMTITLLLNSEGKKMGKTQSGAVWLDPNKTSPFEFYQYWRNVADADVLKCIRMLTFLPLEEIDEMDKWEGSQLNKAKEILAFELTKLVHGEEEATKAQESARALFSAGNAANMPTAELSEEDFTDGSIDIITLLQKSGLVPSKSEGRRAVEQGGASVNGEKVTDIRAAFGKDAFAEDFILKRGKKNFRKIVLK
- a CDS encoding topology modulation protein is translated as MKPEKIIIIGASGSGKSTVARQLSAWWDIPVVHLDKLSWKEGWIRASNEEFDSLVEQELAKDKWIMDGNFPRTLKRRMDACDTVIYLDYPLWFCIFRVLKRVIKNYGKPRPDMNPGCPEKFDPGFLKRIWNFNRERRDNYYRYIAEQKDTNIIILRNQKECDRFLTSVRSEMK
- a CDS encoding NUDIX domain-containing protein — protein: MELWDLFDENRRPLNRRQSRLAPKVHGEYHLVAVICVVNSKHEILLTLRHPEKEKYPNLWENTGGCIQAGETSRAGAVRELFEETGIRAEEEELQFLETQKEEYSIIDFYFLRRDVAISEIVLQDMETVDAKWVTLEELHRMGKDGLIAGPIYRRIQSLGKRFETWVLGEQKEQADRISLAAGGGACCEA